In Anthonomus grandis grandis chromosome 5, icAntGran1.3, whole genome shotgun sequence, the following are encoded in one genomic region:
- the LOC126736428 gene encoding sarcosine dehydrogenase, mitochondrial, whose product MFKKHLWRNRDVLRTFRSKHSEKFYSNDASLPRQADVVIIGGGIAGCSAFYHLSKRGIKPILVEKSKITAGTTWHTGGLVWSLRPNDTDIQILHRTKEILKSLESETGVDPGFHNNGGIFIARTPERQEEYKRLHTLGHCFNIESQLITPKDAQRIAPILNPGSFYGALYTPTDGYVDPSMYCNALIKGGVANGGQVFEQTAVNKIWTQEAIQGLKKIVGVETDKGPIKTNTVVNAAGAWGRKIANMVGIEIPLTPMKHAYVVTNSVEGAKGSPSIRCHDSSLYFRPQGDSILFGGYEPNPVILKEVPDDFDFKLFELDKSVFETHWKHAVELCPSFEKAGIKSDVCGPEGFTPDHKPLVGEDPIVVGMYYNLGYNSMGMMLSGGVAEQLSYWIVQGRPNWDMHTFDIRRFSQRQKPDRAWVTETSHESYAKTYSIVYPHDQRLSGRNLRIDPFHEHLVANGAVMEEALGWERPGYFITEDRTAPVRGYDWYGYYDHVRNTDQRYEKELERDLTFDFSRNMELIKGEALAARNNVALFDLSCYTKMYLAGPDAEEAADWLFTTHLSKTPGKVSYTLSLNSKGGIESDVTVTTLEEGAGTLVGPILKGKGYYIVAGGQSGYQTKSHLRKQLFKKNFRSRITEITDRLGILSLQGPKSLELLQSITEYPITDERFPIGMSHIIKINGYTCRVMRISYIGEMGFEIHIPYSHCVAVYHKVIEAGRGFDLKHAGFRALDSLSMEKGYHLLNKDIRIDDNAVEAGLERFCRKDGQYQGKSVVERVKQEGPLKKRCFFTLQDPVALYGLETIWRDDVIVGYLRRGDYGYALDSPIGIGYVRHPKGKVVGNEFLKTGDYQIEVRDRKYPATLYLKSPFDPTNQRLLGRYENQFEEQSHFED is encoded by the exons atgtttaaaaaacatttatggCGAAATAGGGACGTTTTAAGGACTTTTAGGAGTAAACATTCGGAAAAGTTTTATAGTAACGATGCCAGTTTACCCCGGCAGGCTGACGTCGTGATTATCG GTGGTGGTATAGCCGGATGCAGTGCGTTCTATCATTTATCCAAAAGGGGAATTAAGCCGATTTTAgttgaaaaaagtaaaattacggCCGGTACGACTTGGCATACGGGAGGTTTAGTATGGAGTCTAAG GCCTAACGATACCGATATTCAAATATTGCATCGCACCAAGGAAATCTTAAAAAGTCTGGAAAGCGAAACCGGAGTGGATCCGGGATTTCATAATAATGGAGGGATTTTTATTGCTCGCACTCCT GAACGTCAAGAAGAGTACAAAAGACTGCACACCTTAGGGCACTGTTTCAACATCGAAAGTCAACTGATAACCCCAAAAGACGCCCAAAGGATCGCCCCTATATTGAACCCCGGTTCGTTCTATGGGGCTCTCTACACCCCCACTGATGGTTATGTGGATCCGTCTATGTACTGCAACGCCTTGATCAAGGGCGGCGTGGCCAACGGAGGACAA gttTTCGAGCAAACGGCCGTCAATAAGATTTGGACCCAAGAAGCGATTCAGGGTCTTAAGAAAATCGTTGGAGTGGAAACTGATAAAG gGCCAATTAAAACCAATACGGTGGTGAACGCGGCTGGGGCATGGGGAAGGAAAATCGCGAACATGGTCGGCATCGAAATCCCATTAACACCCATGAAACACGCGTATGTGGTGACCAACAGCGTGGAGGGTGCAAAAGGTTCGCCCTCGATCAGATGCCACGACAGTTCCCTTTATTTTAGGCCCCAGGGGGACTCCATTTTATTTGGCGGCTACGAACCGAACCCCGTGATCCTTAAGGAGGTACCGGACGATTTCGATTTTAAACTGTTCGAATTGGACAAGAGTGTGTTCGAGACTCATTGGAAACACGCGGTGGAACTCTGCCCCTCGTTCGAAAAGGCCGGCATCAAATCGGACGTGTGTGGCCCCGAGGGTTTCACCCCCGATCATAAACCGTTGGTCGGCGAGGATCCCATCGTTGTCG GAATGTACTACAATCTTGGCTACAACTCCATGGGAATGATGTTGAGCGGGGGCGTGGCCGAGCAACTGTCCTATTGGATCGTCCAGGGCAGACCGAACTGGGACATGCACACGTTTGACATACGGAGATTTTCGCAACGACAGAAACCGGATCGGGCGTGGGTTACCGAGACGAGCCACGAGAGTTACGCCAAGACTTACAGCATCGTATACCCGCACGATCAACGGTTGTCCGGAAGAAACCTTCGGATCGATCCATTTCATGAG CACTTGGTGGCAAATGGAGCCGTGATGGAAGAAGCCCTGGGATGGGAACGTCCCGGTTACTTCATAACCGAAGACCGAACCGCCCCAGTACGCGGCTACGACTGGTACGGGTACTACGACCACGTGAGAAACACCGACCAACGCTACGAGAAAGAACTGGAACGAGATTTGACCTTTGACTTCTCCAGGAACATGGAACTG ATCAAAGGGGAGGCATTGGCGGCGAGAAACAACGTGGCCCTCTTCGACCTCTCTTGCTACACGAAAATGTACCTGGCAGGTCCGGATGCCGAGGAGGCGGCCGATTGGCTGTTCACCACTCATTTGAGTAAAACCCCAGGGAAAGTCTCTTACACCCTCTCGTTAAACTCCAAGGGGGGGATCGAGTCTGACGTCACAGTAACCACTTTGGAGGAGGGAGCCGGGACCCTTGTGGGGCCCATTTTGAAG ggcAAAGGGTATTATATAGTAGCAGGAGGCCAGTCTGGATACCAAACAAAGAGCCACCTGAGAAAACAGCTGTTTAAGAAGAACTTCCGCTCCAGAATAACCGAAATAACCGACAGATTGGGAATATTATCGCTCCAGGGGCCGAAGAGTCTGGAACTGTTACAATCGATCACGGAATACCCGATTACCGACGAACGATTCCCAATCGGGATGTCCcacattatcaaaattaatggATACACCTGCCGGGTGATGAGGATCAGCTACATCGGAGAGATGGGTTTCGAAATTCACATCCCCTATTCGCATTGCGTGGCGGTTTACCATAAGGTGATCGAGGCGGGGCGTGGTTTCGATCTGAAGCATGCCGGTTTTAGAGCTTTGGACTCTTTGAGCATGGAAAAAG GTTATCACTTGCTAAACAAAGACATCAGGATTGACGATAATGCGGTGGAAGCAGGCTTAGAAAGGTTCTGCAGGAAGGACGGCCAATACCAAGGGAAATCCGTGGTAGAGCGCGTGAAACAAGAAGGACCGTTAAAAAAGAGATGCTTTTTCACTTTACAAGATCCAGTGGCTTTATATGGCCTGGAAACTATTTGGAGGGATGACGTCATCGTTGGGTACTTAAGAAGGGGGGATTACGGCTACGCTCTGGATTCGCCTATAGGAATTGG CTACGTGCGGCATCCAAAAGGTAAAGTCGTGGgaaatgaatttttgaaaaccgGTGATTACCAGATCGAGGTGAGAGACAGAAAATATCCGGCCACCTTGTACTTGAAAAGTCCCTTCGATCCGACCAATCAGAGGCTGTTGGGCAGATACGAGAACCAGTTCGAGGAGCAGTCGCATTTTGAGGATTAG
- the LOC126735967 gene encoding uncharacterized protein LOC126735967, translating into MSCRGRGRCGGAPGNLPQASFAASTPAVGGASHRTIHLSMDRGQTSPIEQLGASFNEQYSGYGAMRIPPAAARASTPGPYGYPSQYDTFGSQIDYNLSWMPKDINLSELLDQTASQMSSRYRRMEQNITHTPTNLNVSETPSNANPLLSQEQSRDQAAAQSKKTDGVREESLLEWFDRSVEKELKKHKSSSIGKEAAPANIALSLLDENDLLNMSKGVMERVSEATASQVEIVFDLRKEPDTELTDAVDKYAKAEAMCAFAGAVKAAEAAAYAAPPELVEEAALASARGFETDVKATGVHGELEGVRPIEVVGYVGVTKPKYPTKRQ; encoded by the exons ATGAGTTGTAGAGGTCGAGGGAGATGTGGCGGAGCTCCCGGAAATTTG CCTCAAGCCTCGTTTGCGGCCAGTACCCCGGCGGTCGGGGGAGCCTCCCATAGGACCATCCATCTTTCCATGGATCGCGGCCAAACGTCACCGATTGAACAACTTGGGGCCAGCTTCAACGAACAG TATTCCGGATATGGTGCCATGAGAATCCCTCCGGCAGCAGCCAGAGCTTCCACACCTGGCCCATACGGATATCCCAGTCAATATGACACTTTCGGATCTCAAATCGATTATAATTTGAGCTGGATGCCCAAGGATATTAATTTATCCGAATTACTGGATCAG ACTGCGAGCCAGATGTCTTCCAGGTATAGAAGGATGGAGCAGAATATCACTCATACTCCGACCAATTTAAATGTGTCAGAGACACCCTCGAACGCGAACCCTTTGCTCAGCCAAGAGCAATCCAGAGACCAAGCTGCGGCACAATCGAAAAAAACCGATGGGGTGCGAGAAGAATCTTTGTTGGAATG GTTCGATAGGTCAGTGGAAAAGGAACTGAAAAAGCACAAATCCTCCAGTATAGGCAAAGAGGCTGCCCCGGCCAATATAGCCCTCAGTTTATTGGATGAAAACGATCTGCTCAATATGTCCAAAGGGGTTATGGAACGGGTGTCTGAGGCTACCGCTAGTCAAGTGGAAATCGTCTTTGATTTAAGAAAGGAACCAGATACTG AGTTGACCGACGCAGTAGACAAATACGCGAAAGCGGAAGCGATGTGCGCGTTCGCGGGGGCGGTAAAGGCGGCGGAGGCGGCCGCTTATGCCGCCCCTCCGGAACTGGTGGAGGAGGCGGCCCTGGCCAGCGCCCGGGGCTTCGAGACTGACGTGAAGGCCACCGGGGTGCACGGGGAGCTAGAGGGGGTCAGACCGATCGAGGTGGTCGGCTATGTGGGGGTCACCAAACCGAAGTACCCTACCAAGAGACAGTAA
- the LOC126735968 gene encoding glucosamine-6-phosphate isomerase — translation MRLVILENSSTVAEWAAMYVMKKINEFHPGPDKYFVLGLPTGSTPYGMYQKLIEFHKAGKVSFKYVKTFNMDEYVKLPRDHQESYHYYMWNNFFKHIDIEPKNAHLLDGNAPDLIEECNKFEEEIAAAGGIDLFIGGIGPDGHIAFNEPGSSLASRTRVKTLAQDTLEANARFFGNDINKVPKQALTVGVGTVMDAREVMILITGSHKAFALYKAIEEGVNHMWTVSAFQQHPHTLIICDEDATLELRVKTVKYFKALSDVHQKLIEEAEPLEKYRTIH, via the exons atgaggCTAGTGATTTTAGAGAATTCTAGTACAGTAGCCGAATGGGCTGCCATGTATGTTATGAAGAAAATCAATGAATTCCATCCAGGGCcagataaatattttgtgttaGGCCTGCCCACTG GAAGCACTCCATATGGCATGTACCAAAAGCTCATCGAGTTCCATAAGGCCggaaaagtttcattcaaatatgttaaaacttttaatatggATGAATAT GTAAAATTGCCCAGAGATCACCAGGAAAGCTATCACTACTACATGTGGAACAACTTCTTCAAACACATCGACATCGAACCGAAAAACGCCCATTTACTAGACGGAAACGCACCGGATCTAATAGAGGAATGTAACAAATTTGAAGAAGAAATAGCCGCGGCCGGAGGAATCGACTTATTTATAGGGGGAATCGGTCCCGACGGTCACATAGCCTTTAACGAACCCGGTTCCTCTTTGGCTTCGAGGACTCGCGTTAAAACTTTGGCCCAGGACACTTTGGAGGCGAACGCCCGATTCTTCGGCAACGATATCAATAAAGTGCCGAAACAGGCTCTCACCGTCGGTGTGGGCACAGTAATGGACGCCAGAGAAGTGATGATCCTAATCACCGGGTCCCATAAGGCGTTCGCCCTTTACAAAGCGATCGAGGAGGGCGTGAATCATATGTGGACCGTGTCGGCCTTTCAACAGCACCCCCATACTTTGATTATTTGCGACGAGGATGCCACTCTGGAGTTGAGAGTTAAgactgttaaatattttaag GCTCTGAGTGATGTTCACCAAAAACTTATCGAGGAAGCCGAACCATTGGAGAAATACAGGACAATCCATTAA
- the LOC126735966 gene encoding elongation factor 1-gamma isoform X2: MVAGTLYTYPDNFRAAKALIAAQYSKADVKVATNFVFGETNKTKEFQQKFPRGKVPAFEGKNGELLQDSNGIAYYVANEQLTGKTDYDRAQILQWIGFAEGDVLPAGCAWVFPILGIIKNNPSTQEAFQRAKNDMKAALTTLNDHLLTKTYLVGERITLADIVVACNLLNPYKYVLDPDYRKPFVNVNRWFLTLINQPEFKAVLGDVVLCDKPAQAGGAPSGDGKNKKKEEKKQQQQQEKKEKPKKETPKKEPEEEMDAAEAALAAEPKSKDPFDSMPKGTFNMDDFKRVYSNEDESKSIPYFWEKFDPENYSIWYGEYKYPEELTKVFMSCNLITGMFQRLDKMRKQAFASVCLFGEDNNSTISGVWVWRGKDLVFPLSPDWQVDYEVYDWKKLDPNSEETKKLVQNYFSWTGEDKDGRKFNQGKIFK, encoded by the exons ATGGTTGCTGGT ACTTTATACACCTACCCGGACAATTTCCGTGCCGCGAAGGCATTGATTGCCGCTCAATACTCGAAAGCCGACGTAAAAGTCGCCACGAATTTCGTATTCGGCGAAACCAACAAGACCAAGGAGTTCCAACAGAAGTTCCCTCGTGGAAAA GTTCCAGCTTTCGAGGGTAAAAATGGTGAATTGTTACAAGACAGCAATGGCATTGCTTACTATGTAGCCAACGAGCAACTTACCGGCAAAACCGATTACGACAGGGCACAGATTTTACAGTGGATCGGTTTTGCTGAGGGTGATGTCTTACCAGCTGGATGTGCCTGGGTCTTCCCTATTTTGGGTATTATTAAGAATAACCCCAGTACACAAGAG GCATTCCAAAGGGCAAAGAATGACATGAAAGCAGCCCTTACCACCCTCAACGATCACCTCTTAACAAAGACTTACTTGGTTGGAGAACGTATTACTTTAGCCGACATCGTTGTAGCATGCAACTTATTGAATCCGTACAAGTATGTGTTGGATCCTGACTACAGAAAGCCTTTTGTTAATGTTAACAG GTGGTTCCTTACTTTAATCAATCAGCCGGAGTTCAAAGCAGTCTTAGGGGATGTGGTGCTCTGCGATAAGCCAGCCCAAGCTGGTGGTGCTCCTTCGGGAGATG GTAAAAATAAGAAGAAGGAGGAAAAGAAACAGCAGCAACagcaagaaaaaaaagagaaaccCAAGAAAGAAACCCCTAAAAAGGAACCGGAGGAAGAAATGGATGCTGCCGAAGCGGCTCTAGCTGCAGAACCCAAAAGCAAAGATCCCTTCGATTCTATGCCAAAAGG AACTTTTAACATGGACGACTTCAAACGCGTCTACTCCAACGAAGACGAGTCCAAATCCATCCCGTACTTTTGGGAAAAGTTTGACCCTGAAAACTACTCCATCTGGTATGGAGAGTACAAATACCCCGAAGAACTCACTAAGGTCTTTATGAGTTGCAATTTAATCACTG GCATGTTCCAGCGTTTGGATAAAATGCGTAAGCAAGCTTTCGCTTCCGTATGCCTCTTTGGTGAGGATAACAACAGTACCATTTCCGGAGTGTGGGTGTGGCGCGGCAAGGATTTAGTCTTTCcc TTGAGCCCCGACTGGCAAGTGGACTACGAAGTCTACGACTGGAAAAAACTGGATCCCAACTCCGAGGAGACGAAGAAACTCGTCCAGAACTACTTCTCGTGGACCGGCGAGGATAAGGACGGCAGGAAGTTCAACCAgggaaaaatattcaaataa
- the LOC126735966 gene encoding elongation factor 1-gamma isoform X1, producing the protein MVAGTLYTYPDNFRAAKALIAAQYSKADVKVATNFVFGETNKTKEFQQKFPRGKVPAFEGKNGELLQDSNGIAYYVANEQLTGKTDYDRAQILQWIGFAEGDVLPAGCAWVFPILGIIKNNPSTQEAFQRAKNDMKAALTTLNDHLLTKTYLVGERITLADIVVACNLLNPYKYVLDPDYRKPFVNVNRWFLTLINQPEFKAVLGDVVLCDKPAQAGGAPSGDAAHSKNKSVNKENKHKENKEKQREKSNESSEKDKAEPAEKSGSRKRGKNKKKEEKKQQQQQEKKEKPKKETPKKEPEEEMDAAEAALAAEPKSKDPFDSMPKGTFNMDDFKRVYSNEDESKSIPYFWEKFDPENYSIWYGEYKYPEELTKVFMSCNLITGMFQRLDKMRKQAFASVCLFGEDNNSTISGVWVWRGKDLVFPLSPDWQVDYEVYDWKKLDPNSEETKKLVQNYFSWTGEDKDGRKFNQGKIFK; encoded by the exons ATGGTTGCTGGT ACTTTATACACCTACCCGGACAATTTCCGTGCCGCGAAGGCATTGATTGCCGCTCAATACTCGAAAGCCGACGTAAAAGTCGCCACGAATTTCGTATTCGGCGAAACCAACAAGACCAAGGAGTTCCAACAGAAGTTCCCTCGTGGAAAA GTTCCAGCTTTCGAGGGTAAAAATGGTGAATTGTTACAAGACAGCAATGGCATTGCTTACTATGTAGCCAACGAGCAACTTACCGGCAAAACCGATTACGACAGGGCACAGATTTTACAGTGGATCGGTTTTGCTGAGGGTGATGTCTTACCAGCTGGATGTGCCTGGGTCTTCCCTATTTTGGGTATTATTAAGAATAACCCCAGTACACAAGAG GCATTCCAAAGGGCAAAGAATGACATGAAAGCAGCCCTTACCACCCTCAACGATCACCTCTTAACAAAGACTTACTTGGTTGGAGAACGTATTACTTTAGCCGACATCGTTGTAGCATGCAACTTATTGAATCCGTACAAGTATGTGTTGGATCCTGACTACAGAAAGCCTTTTGTTAATGTTAACAG GTGGTTCCTTACTTTAATCAATCAGCCGGAGTTCAAAGCAGTCTTAGGGGATGTGGTGCTCTGCGATAAGCCAGCCCAAGCTGGTGGTGCTCCTTCGGGAGATG CCGCGCATAGTAAAAATAAGTCGGTAAATAAGGAAAACAAgcataaggaaaataaagagaAACAAAGAGAGAAAAGTAATGAGAGTTCTGAAAAAGACAAGGCAGAGCCTGCCGAAAAGTCTGGTAGTAGAAAGAGAG GTAAAAATAAGAAGAAGGAGGAAAAGAAACAGCAGCAACagcaagaaaaaaaagagaaaccCAAGAAAGAAACCCCTAAAAAGGAACCGGAGGAAGAAATGGATGCTGCCGAAGCGGCTCTAGCTGCAGAACCCAAAAGCAAAGATCCCTTCGATTCTATGCCAAAAGG AACTTTTAACATGGACGACTTCAAACGCGTCTACTCCAACGAAGACGAGTCCAAATCCATCCCGTACTTTTGGGAAAAGTTTGACCCTGAAAACTACTCCATCTGGTATGGAGAGTACAAATACCCCGAAGAACTCACTAAGGTCTTTATGAGTTGCAATTTAATCACTG GCATGTTCCAGCGTTTGGATAAAATGCGTAAGCAAGCTTTCGCTTCCGTATGCCTCTTTGGTGAGGATAACAACAGTACCATTTCCGGAGTGTGGGTGTGGCGCGGCAAGGATTTAGTCTTTCcc TTGAGCCCCGACTGGCAAGTGGACTACGAAGTCTACGACTGGAAAAAACTGGATCCCAACTCCGAGGAGACGAAGAAACTCGTCCAGAACTACTTCTCGTGGACCGGCGAGGATAAGGACGGCAGGAAGTTCAACCAgggaaaaatattcaaataa
- the LOC126735965 gene encoding F-box/LRR-repeat protein 4 isoform X2, which produces MSSRETNIIPIEEVFKMRYLEQYVQTVVNYSSRYNNQCSYSYAPINLVGKYVKYPCYGDFPETYFLRSYGKWWKTSKASQKEYRPQDFDLLAAEDYVTLEFGSVVIPREIFIYEVYNPGAIVRIWGRLKTTPNWVLLWEGFPQKCAPRSRKFSPPLRKLNVLIKCAQVNTRLNKLCQNQALYQNISLKIYWYLVDSKALEFFKKKIGNIKKLDLSWCNETQLSFNRRLHFDYYSKLQSILESSSQTITHLCLNNNYFVDDELLHRIAACTELKDLRLHHTFNWIRSPLDKLGHLVTLDLSLTNIIDQDLIQILISNPHLEHLVLDLCEKLVLIDSIVETVTLCNKKLKTWSSWKAYSFTSAGIRKFGSCENLEELDLGWCLMCRDPGDCLAAIANGCKKLRRLILSEWRGVTDQLLMPIIHSCKELTQIDLIGIKGITAESCEKALFLLPKLRLLDVSFCDSLRQHEVEIWREQYPHITIQRSHSDYS; this is translated from the exons ATGTCATCCCGAGAAACCAATATAATACCAATAGAGGAAGTATTTAAGATGCGCTATTTGGAACAGTACGTACAAACTGTAGTCAATTACAGTTCCAGATACAACAACCAGTGCAGTTATTCTTATGCCCCCATCAATTTAGTAGGAAAATACGTTAAATATCCATGCTACGGAGACTTTCCTGAGACCTACTTCTTG AGGTCCTATGGTAAATGGTGGAAAACCAGTAAGGCGAGCCAAAAAGAGTATAGGCCTCAGGACTTTGACTTACTAGCTGCAGAAGATTATGTAACATTAGA GTTTGGTAGTGTTGTAATTCCAAGGGAAATTTTCATTTATGAAGTGTATAATCCCGGTGCCATAGTGCGAATTTGGGGCAGGTTAAAAACCACACCAAACTGGGTGCTGCTGTGGGAGGGATTTCCCCAAAAATGTGCCCCCAGATCCAGGAAGTTCTCACCACCACTAaggaaattaaatgttttaattaa ATGCGCCCAAGTGAACACCAGGTTAAACAAGTTGTGCCAAAACCAGGCTTTATATCAAAACATCAGCTTAAAG ATCTATTGGTACTTGGTTGATAGTAAAGCATTGGagttctttaaaaagaaaattggaaatattAAGAAACTGGACTTATCATGGTGCAATGAAACCCAACTATCTTTCAACCGTCGATTGCATTTTGATTATTATTCCAAACTGCAAAG TATTTTAGAATCATCTAGTCAAACTATAACACACCTTTGCCTAAACAACAACTATTTTGTGGATGACGAGCTACTTCACCGCATAGCAGCCTGTACTGAACTAAAAG acCTCAGGCTACATCACACATTCAACTGGATCAGATCCCCCTTGGATAAACTGGGTCACTTGGTCACTTTGGATTTAAGTTTGACTAACATCATTGATCAGGATCTTATACAGATATTGATATCCAATCCCCATTTGGAACATCTTGTGCTTG ATCTTTGTGAGAAACTGGTGCTTATAGACAGCATAGTGGAAACGGTGACGTTATgcaataaaaaactgaaaacctGGAGTTCCTGGAAAGCGTATTCATTCACCAGCGCGGGTATACGTAAATTCGGTTCGTGCGAAAACCTGGAAGAGCTGGATCTCGGTTGGTGTCTGATGTGTCGAGATCCGGGCGATTGTTTGGCTGCCATCGCTAACGGTTGTAAAAAGTTAAGGCG TTTGATTTTATCAGAATGGAGAGGCGTGACCGATCAACTCTTAATGCCGATCATACATTCCTGTAAGGAACTCACCCAAATCGATCTTATCGGGATCAAAGGGATTACGGCTGAGTCCTGTGAAAAGGCGTTGTTTTTATTGCCGAAATTGCGCCTTTTGGATGTCAGTTTTTGTGACAGTTTAAGACAACACGAG GTTGAAATTTGGAGAGAGCAGTATCCACATATTACCATACAAAGAAGCCATTCAGATTATTCGTAG
- the LOC126735965 gene encoding F-box/LRR-repeat protein 4 isoform X1, with product MSSRETNIIPIEEVFKMRYLEQYVQTVVNYSSRYNNQCSYSYAPINLVGKYVKYPCYGDFPETYFLRSYGKWWKTSKASQKEYRPQDFDLLAAEDYVTLEFGSVVIPREIFIYEVYNPGAIVRIWGRLKTTPNWVLLWEGFPQKCAPRSRKFSPPLRKLNVLINLVRIEFNQNHLEYHTALDAVLLCGYQPESQFQYEIIKFTEVNILKALSTITVSDVENERKRDKDPIDNFSMLPNEIILKILEYLDLKSLSRCAQVNTRLNKLCQNQALYQNISLKIYWYLVDSKALEFFKKKIGNIKKLDLSWCNETQLSFNRRLHFDYYSKLQSILESSSQTITHLCLNNNYFVDDELLHRIAACTELKDLRLHHTFNWIRSPLDKLGHLVTLDLSLTNIIDQDLIQILISNPHLEHLVLDLCEKLVLIDSIVETVTLCNKKLKTWSSWKAYSFTSAGIRKFGSCENLEELDLGWCLMCRDPGDCLAAIANGCKKLRRLILSEWRGVTDQLLMPIIHSCKELTQIDLIGIKGITAESCEKALFLLPKLRLLDVSFCDSLRQHEVEIWREQYPHITIQRSHSDYS from the exons ATGTCATCCCGAGAAACCAATATAATACCAATAGAGGAAGTATTTAAGATGCGCTATTTGGAACAGTACGTACAAACTGTAGTCAATTACAGTTCCAGATACAACAACCAGTGCAGTTATTCTTATGCCCCCATCAATTTAGTAGGAAAATACGTTAAATATCCATGCTACGGAGACTTTCCTGAGACCTACTTCTTG AGGTCCTATGGTAAATGGTGGAAAACCAGTAAGGCGAGCCAAAAAGAGTATAGGCCTCAGGACTTTGACTTACTAGCTGCAGAAGATTATGTAACATTAGA GTTTGGTAGTGTTGTAATTCCAAGGGAAATTTTCATTTATGAAGTGTATAATCCCGGTGCCATAGTGCGAATTTGGGGCAGGTTAAAAACCACACCAAACTGGGTGCTGCTGTGGGAGGGATTTCCCCAAAAATGTGCCCCCAGATCCAGGAAGTTCTCACCACCACTAaggaaattaaatgttttaattaa tttagttAGGATAGAGTTTAACCAAAATCATTTAGAATATCATACAGCTCTTGATGCTGTTTTACTTTGTGGGTATCAACCAGAGAGCCAATTccaatatgaaataattaagtTCACTGAAGTTAATATATTGAAAGCACTTAGCACCATAACTGTCAGTGATGTGGAGAATGAGAGAAAGAGAGATAAGGATCCTATTGATAATTTTTCAATGTTGCCA aatgaaataattttgaaaattttggaatATCTTGATCTAAAGTCACTTAGCAGATGCGCCCAAGTGAACACCAGGTTAAACAAGTTGTGCCAAAACCAGGCTTTATATCAAAACATCAGCTTAAAG ATCTATTGGTACTTGGTTGATAGTAAAGCATTGGagttctttaaaaagaaaattggaaatattAAGAAACTGGACTTATCATGGTGCAATGAAACCCAACTATCTTTCAACCGTCGATTGCATTTTGATTATTATTCCAAACTGCAAAG TATTTTAGAATCATCTAGTCAAACTATAACACACCTTTGCCTAAACAACAACTATTTTGTGGATGACGAGCTACTTCACCGCATAGCAGCCTGTACTGAACTAAAAG acCTCAGGCTACATCACACATTCAACTGGATCAGATCCCCCTTGGATAAACTGGGTCACTTGGTCACTTTGGATTTAAGTTTGACTAACATCATTGATCAGGATCTTATACAGATATTGATATCCAATCCCCATTTGGAACATCTTGTGCTTG ATCTTTGTGAGAAACTGGTGCTTATAGACAGCATAGTGGAAACGGTGACGTTATgcaataaaaaactgaaaacctGGAGTTCCTGGAAAGCGTATTCATTCACCAGCGCGGGTATACGTAAATTCGGTTCGTGCGAAAACCTGGAAGAGCTGGATCTCGGTTGGTGTCTGATGTGTCGAGATCCGGGCGATTGTTTGGCTGCCATCGCTAACGGTTGTAAAAAGTTAAGGCG TTTGATTTTATCAGAATGGAGAGGCGTGACCGATCAACTCTTAATGCCGATCATACATTCCTGTAAGGAACTCACCCAAATCGATCTTATCGGGATCAAAGGGATTACGGCTGAGTCCTGTGAAAAGGCGTTGTTTTTATTGCCGAAATTGCGCCTTTTGGATGTCAGTTTTTGTGACAGTTTAAGACAACACGAG GTTGAAATTTGGAGAGAGCAGTATCCACATATTACCATACAAAGAAGCCATTCAGATTATTCGTAG